From the genome of Streptomyces sp. JH34:
TGGGGGACGACGGTGCGCGGAGCGGGGTGGGCCCAGCCGTTGCCGTTCGTCTGCTCCGCGGCGAGGGTGGCCGCGTCCTTCTCCTCCGACATCCCGATGGGGCCTTCGCGGCGTCCGGCGAGGAACTGGGAGACCACGGGCATGTCGCTGGTGAGCAGCACCTCACGGGGACCGAAGGTGACGAGGTTGCGGCAGAACAGCATGCCCATGTTGTCGGGGACGGTGGCCGCGATGTCGAGGTTGTGGGTGACGATGAGCATCGTCGCGTCGATCTGCGCGTTGAGATCGATGAGGAGCTGCGAGAGGTAGGCGGTGCGCACCGGGTCGAGTCCGGAGTCGGGCTCGTCGCAGAGGATGATCTGCGGATCCAGGACGAGGGCGCGGGCCAGGCCGGCCCTCTTGCGCATACCGCCGGATATCTCGCCCGGCAGCTTTCCCTCGGCGCCGAGCAGGCCGACGATGTCGATCCGCTCCATGACGATGCGCCGGATCTCCGACTCCTTCTTGCGGGTGTGTTCACGCAAGGGGAA
Proteins encoded in this window:
- a CDS encoding ATP-binding cassette domain-containing protein; protein product: MGIEVVVEGLTKSFGKQNIWQDVSLTLPAGEVSVMLGPSGTGKTVFLKSIIGLLKPEKGRVLINGVDMVNSPERDIMETRKLFGLMFQDGALFGSMSLFDNIAFPLREHTRKKESEIRRIVMERIDIVGLLGAEGKLPGEISGGMRKRAGLARALVLDPQIILCDEPDSGLDPVRTAYLSQLLIDLNAQIDATMLIVTHNLDIAATVPDNMGMLFCRNLVTFGPREVLLTSDMPVVSQFLAGRREGPIGMSEEKDAATLAAEQTNGNGWAHPAPRTVVPQLEPSPGMPVRQAALRRRERVVSMMGQLPEAARTAIMNSYTPTLDGGRR